GTAAAAACCAATCGGCAGCGCCGTTCCCGGCGGCTGAACGTGTAGGCCGGAGCGGGTTCCGGCGTGTTTTTACCCTAGCGCGGGAAGGAGGATTAACCAAAATCAATAATTATTGGGGTAGCCATAAATAATGCTTTATAGTCGGCTGAAAAGATCGCCCCAGAGGCCGCTAGCGATGCGTAAGTCGTTGATGCGTATGACCCTTCGCCAGATGCAGGTTTTCCGCGCGGTATGCGAAAGCCGCTCCTACAGCCGGGCAGCGGAGGAAATGGCACTGACCCAGCCAGCGGTCAGCCTGCAGATTCGCCAGTTGGAAGAGCTGGTCGGACAGCCACTGTTCGAATACATCGGCAAGAAGCTCTACCAGACCGACGCCGCCGACGCCCTGCTGCGCGCCACCAACGACATCTTCCAGCGCCTGGAAGTGCTGGACATGAACCTGTCCGACATCAAGGGTTCGCTGCAGGGCCAGCTACGCCTGGCGGTGGAGTCGAGCGCCAAGTACATCACGCCGCACCTCTTCGCCGCGTTCCAGGCGCAGCACCCGGATGTCAGCCTGCACCTCACGGTGGTCAACCGCGCCCAGGTGATCAAGCGCCTGTCGGACAACCGCGACGACCTGGTGATCATGTCCCTGGTACCACAGGACATGGCGCTGGAATTCCTGCCCTTCCTGAACAACCCGATCGTCGCGGTCGCGCCGCCGGAGCACCCGCTGTGCAACGCCGCCAAGCTGTCGCTCAAGGACCTGGAATCCTACCCGCTGCTGATCCGCGAGCCAGGCTCGGGCACCCGCAAGGCATGCGAGGAGCACTTCCAGCAAAAGCGCGCGCACTTCCCGCAGACGCTGGAATTCGCATCGCTGGAAGGTTCGCGCGAAGGCGTGCTGGCGGGGCTGGGGCTGGCGCTGCTGCCACGCCACGCGGTGAGCCGGGAGCTGCAATCGGGGCTGTTGCGCGAGCTGCCGGTGGAGGAGCTGCCACTCTACCGTAGCTGGTGTCTGGTGCATGCGCGCGGCAAGCGCCTGAGCCCTGTAGCCCAGGCGTTCGTCGTCTTCATCCGTGAAGAGCGCGCGCTGATCAGCCAGTTGGCCGAGCGCTTCGCCGGCCCGCCTTCGCCGAAGTAAGGTAGGCGGCGGCGATAAGATCGGGGAAATCGGAGGTTTCGACGGCGAGACGCTGGGCCTCTGCTCGGTCTTCGATGGCGCGGCGGAACTGCATGCGCCGCTGGTCTTCGAGCTTGCGGCGGGTCTTGCTGTCCAGTTGCTGGGTGTCGTCGATATGGCGGGGCATCTCGCATCTCCCAAGGCCGAAGGGCTGGAGACGCCAGAATGCTGACCACGGATGACCGTTTGACGACGCACGGGTGAAGCGTCGGTGACGCCGACGAGCGGTCGGCATCACCGCTGCAGCGCGGTCAGGACGCCTCGTCCGGGCGCTCCTCGTGGCTCTTCACCACCTTCGGCGACAGGCGCAGGCTGCGCAGGCTGCGCTTGACGCTCTTGAGGTGGTTCACCAGGTCCGGGCCGCGGGCCATCGCCACGCCCATCGCCAGCACATCGATCACCACCAGGTGGGCGATGCGCGAGGTCAGCGGGGTGTAGATGTCGGTGTCTTCATGCACGTCCACCGCCAGGTTGACCGTGGCCAGGTCGGCCAGGGGAGTCTGGCTCGGGCACAGGGTGATCAGCGTGGCGCCGGCTTCGCGCACCAGGTTTGCGGTCACCAGCAAGTCCTTGGAGCGGCCGGACTGGGAGATGCAGATCGCCACGTCCGAGGGCTTCAGGGTCACCGCCGACATGGCCTGCATGTGGGGGTCGGAATACGCCGCCGCCGACAGCAGCAGGCGGAAGAACTTGTGCTGGGCATCCGCCGCCACCGCGCCGGAAGCGCCGAAACCGTAGAACTCCACACGCTGGGCATGGGCGATGGCGGCGATGGCGCGCTCCAGGGCGTGGGTGTCGAGATGCTCGCGCACCTCCATCAACGAGTGCAGGGTGGTGTCGAAGATCTTCAGGCTGAAGTCCGCCACCGAGTCGCTCTCGTTGATCGAGAACTGGCCGAAGCTGGCGCCGGCGGCCAGGCTCTGCGCCAGCTTGAGCTTGAGGTCCTGGAAGCCGCTGCAACCAATGGCGCGACAGAAGCGCACGATGGTCGGCTCGCTGACACCCACACCGTGGGCGAGGTCTGCCATTGAACTGTGCATGACCGATGCAGGGTCCTGCATCACGTGATCGGCAACCTTGAGCTCCGACTTGCGGAGCAGATGACGCGACTGGGCAATGTGCTGCAAAAGGTTCACAGGGGTAGGCTCGGTGATAGTTGTCTGAGATTTCTGTAGTCTTGTTGTAGTTATACTACAAAACTATCCGCCACGCCCAGGGAATAAGTCCGTGAATACTCCCGCCAGCCCTAGTCTCCCCAGCTCCTGCGACATTCTGGTATTCGGCGGTAGCGGTGACCTCGCCCTGCACAAGCTGCTGCCGGCGCTCTACCACCTGCATCGGGAGAATCGCCTGCCGGCCGACACGCGGATCTTCGCCCTTGCCCGCAGCAACCGCGACGCAGCCGCCTACCTGGCCCTGGCCGAGCGCAACTGCCGCGCCCAGGTGGCGCGCAACGATTTCATCGTAGAAGCCTGGCGCAGCTTCGCCCAGCGCCTGGAGTACCTTGCCATCGATGCCTCGCAAAGCGCCGATTTCGGTCGCCTGGCCAAGGCGCTCAAGCACAGCGAGGGCCGCGTGCTGGTGCATTACCTGGCCACCGCGCCGAGCCTGTTCGCTCCGATTGCGCAGAACCTGAAGATCGCCGGGCTGGCCGGTCCGCTGGCGCGCATCGTGCTGGAGAAGCCGCTGGGCCACTCGCTGGAATCGGCTCGGGCGATCAACCAGGCGATTGGCGAAGTGTTCGACGAGTCGCGGGTGTTCCGCATCGACCACTATCTGGGCAAGGAAACCGTACAGAACCTGATGGCACTGCGCTTCGCCAACACGCTTTTCGAGCCGGTGTGGCGCAACGGGCACATCGATCACGTGCAGATCACCGTCAGCGAGACTCTCGGCGTGGAGAACCGCGGCGGTTACTACGACCACGCCGGAGCCATGCGCGACATGGTGCAGAACCACCTGCTGCAACTGCTCTGCCTGGTGGCAATGGAGGCGCCGGTGCGCTTCGACGCCGAGGCGGTACGCAACGAGAAGGTGAAGATCATCGAGGCGCTGCGGCCGATCTCCGGGCAGGACGTACAGGACAAGACGGTGCGCGGCCAGTACGCCGCCGGGCACATCGGCGGGCAGGAAGTACCGGCGTACTGGTTCGAGAAAAATGTCGACAACGACAGCGATACGGAAACCTTCGTCGCCATTCAGGCAGAGATCGACAACTGGCGCTGGTCCGGTGTGCCGTTCTACCTGCGCACCGGCAAGCGCATGGCGAAGAAGTGTTCGGAGATCGTCATCCAGTTCAAGCCCGCCCCCAACGGCCTGATCGGCTCGGCGAGCAACACGGCCAACCGCCTGTGGATAAGGTTGCAGCCTGAAGAGCGCATCAGCGTGCAGTTGATGGCCAAGGCGCCCGGCAAGGGCATGCAGCTGGAGCCGGTGGAGCTGGACCTGAACCTCGCCCAGGCATTCAACCGCAACAAGCGCCGCTGGGATGCCTATGAGCGTCTACTGCTGGATGTGATCGAGGGCGATTCGACCCTGTTCATGCGCCGCGACGAAGTGGAAGCGGCATGGCGCTGGGTCGACCCAATCATCAAAGGCTGGCAGGAGTACTACCAGAGCCCACGCCCCTACCCCGCCGGAAGCAACGGCCCGGAACAGGCGCAGACCCTGCTGGAATTGCAGGGACGACGCTGGCTGGAGTGATCCCTTCACCGGAAAGCACAGGACGAGCGCCGCGCAGGATGGCGTGGAGCGCGGCGATACCCATCCTGCAGACAGCCCGTCGGGCATATCGTCGTGGGGAGCCGATAGAGCATCCGTTGACCTCGCTCACCATGCTAGAGGCCCCGATTCCCTAGAGTGGCGGACTTTTATCCACAGCCCGCTCCGCCATCATGTCCCAGACCCCGTTTTCCCCCGAACTTCTCTGCCCGGCCGGCTCGCTAAAGAGCCTGCGCCACGCCTTCGCCTATGGCGCCGACGCCGTCTACGCCGGCCAGCCGCGCTACAGCCTGCGGGTGCGCAACAACGAATTCGACCACGCCAACCTCGCCACCGGTATCAACGAGGCCCACGCCCAGGGCAAGCGCCTCTACGTAGTGGTCAACATCGCCCCGCACAACGCCAAGCTCAAGACCTTCCTGAATGACCTGGAGCCAGTGCTGGCGATGGGGCCCGATGCGTTGATCATGTCCGATCCCGGCCTGATCATGCTGGTTCGTCAGAATTTTCCGGAAGTCGATATCCATCTCTCGGTGCAGGCCAACGCGGTGAACTGGGCCAGCGTGGAGTTCTGGCGCCAGCAGGGGCTCAAGCGAACGATCCTGTCCCGCGAGCTGTCGCTGGAAGAAATCGCCGAGATCCGCGAGCGCGTGCCCGGCATGGAGCTGGAAGTCTTCGTCCACGGCGCGCTATGCATGGCCTATTCGGGCCGCTGCCTGCTGTCGGGCTATATCAACCGCCGCGACCCCAACCAGGGCACCTGCACCAACGCCTGCCGCTGGGAATACAAGACCCACGCCGCCCATGAGGACGAACTGGGCCACGCGGTGCGCGACGTCGAGCCGACACTGGGCATCGGTGCGCCGACCCGGGAAATCGTCCTGCTCGAAGAAGGCAATCGCCCCGGCGAGCTGATGGAGGCCTTCGAGGACGAACACGGCACTTACATCATGAACTCCAAGGACCTGCGGGCCATCCAGCACGTGCAGCGCCTGACGGAGATGGGCGTGCACTCGCTGAAGATCGAAGGCCGTACCAAGTCCCACTACTACGTTGCGCGCACCGCCCAGGCCTACCGCAAAGCCATCGACGACGCCGTCGCCGGCCGTGCCTTCGACCTCGGCCTGATGCAGACCCTGGAATCCCTCGCACACCGCGGTTACACCGAAGGCTTCCTGCGCCGCCACGTGCATGACGAGTATCAGAACTACCAGTACGGACACTCGTTGTCCGAGCGCCAGCAGTTCGTGGGTGAACTCACCGGCGAACGGCGCAACGGCCTGGCCGAGGTACGGGTGAAGAACCGCTTCGAAGTCGGCGACAGCGTCGAGCTGATGACTCCGGCAGGCAATCGCACCTTCCGCCTGCAAGCGCTGGAGAACAACCGCGGCGACTGCATCGGCATTGCGCCGGGGGACGGGCACATCGTCTACCTCCCGCTCCCCGAAGACCTCGACCTGCAATACGCGCTGCTGATGCGCAACCTGGATGGGGGGACCACGCGCGACAAGCACGAGAAGGCTGTGGGCGGCGGCTGCGGGAATGACTGCGGCACGTGCGGTTGCGGCGGGAGCTGAGTCTTGAGCAGCACGTTCTGGCGGAACACCCATCCGCCAGAAGCGCAGGTTGGCATGGAGCGATGCCCATCAATCCGCGCGCCGACAGCATGGGTATCGCCAAGGCTCCGCCCATACTGCGCAAGCCCCGGGCGGCTCAAGGATTCTGCAGGAACACCACATAGCCCCTGAACCACCGACTCTTCGCCAGGTAGTCCGGCGCCTGCCATTGCCCGTACTGCGCCAGGCCGATGCGGAACGGCAACTGCAGGCGCGCCACACGCGGCAGATAGGCCTGGTAATTGGGGATGGTGTGGCGGCCCTGGTAAGTCTGCACCACCACCTCGTCCACCACGCCAGCCAGACGGTTGATGGTGTCCGGCGCGCCGTTGCTGCTCCAGTCCATCAACCCGGTGATGCTCAGCCTGTAGTCCCCCGGCAGGCGCTTGCGCAGGTCCTGGAGGAAGTCGACGTATTCGCTCAGATAGCGCGTTCGCGCATCGAAGTCGATCTGCACACCTACCACCGGATTACCGGCGGCGCGCCAGCGGCGCAACTGGGACAGCAGGGTGCGGTAGATGTCCTCGTGCCAGCGCAGGGTATGGGCACGGTAGACCACCCATACCTCGCCCTGGGACAGGCGAGGTATGGCGATGCCCTGGGCGATCAGCCGGGCGCGACCGTCCTTCTGACGTGGCGCGCTGATCTGCCCTTGCAGCACATAGAGCGTGTGCGCCTGGGCAAGCACCGGCTGCCTCTCGACACCGCTCCACAGCCAGAACGCGTCGTGATCGACGGCGTCCACCCCGCCGGCAGCCGCCGTGGCGCTGCCCAGCAGCAGCGCCAGCCCGACCGCGACAACCCGCAGCACGCAGCTTACCAGTAGTACTTCAGCGCCTTCGCCCAGGGCGTGCTGGCGTACTGCCCCTTGAGCGTGCGGAACCACTGCTTGCGCTGCGCCGGAGCGATGTCCTGGCTACCGCAGCCGTTGAATCCGCTGGGGGCGTAGCAGTTGATGGCGCGGAACAGCGCGTAGCCGCGGTCATCCTCCGGCGCCTGCTTGTCGGCGATGATCTTCAGATAGCCATCCATCCGCGAGTAGGCGCTGCCGGGGAACAACGACTCGCTGCCGCCCAGCTCGCGCTCGCTCGGCTGGCTGTCCAGCGGGAATCCATCCAGGCCGTTGCGCAGGATGAACTCGCCCAGGCAGTTCAACGCCCGAGGCGGTTGCGGGCTCTGCAACAGGTCGCGGGCGACGTCGACGATCGCCGGGCACTCGTAGCCGGTGTCGTTCTTGCCACCCGGCCACTGGAACAGTGTCAGCGGCATGCTGCCGTAGAGGTAGCCGATGCTCGCACCCAGCGGCTTGCCGCCCGGCTCGGTAGGGAGCAGCGCGAGGTCGTCGATGAACGCCTGGTACTGGCCGTGCAGCAGGTCCTTGTAGAGCAGAGCGAACAGCGCGGTGTCGCGTTCCTCCACCGATGCGCCGGCCGCACGCGCCTGCTGGCGCAGCAGCTCGGGGCCGGCGACGTGGCGCAGGAGAATTTCGCGGATGATCGGCGTCTGCACCGGCGAGCCTTCGGCGAAGACCTTCACCAGGCGGTCGCTGCGCTCGTAGTTGAACGCCAGCGCCAGCTCCAGTTGGTCGCGTTGCAGCGGCTGATGCGCCAGCGGCAGCAGCCGCAGCCAGAGCTTCTCGGCGGCGATCCAGTCATTGCCGGCCTCCAGCGCGAAGCCACGCAGGGCCTGCTGGCTGAACGCGAGGTAGTCGAGCTTCTCGGGGATATCCTCCGGCAGGCTCTTCAGCGCTTCGCCGGGGTTCTCGTCCACGTACAGATGGTAGGCGGCAGTCAGGTAGTCATGCAGCGCCGGTTGCGCGGCGAACAGCTCCTTCTGCGCGGCGAGGCCGGCGCCGTCAAGCGCGCGCGGCTCGTTCGGCTCATGGTGGCGCATCTGCATCAGGTCGAGCACAGCCAGCAGGCGCGGGTCGCGCACATCCGCCGGGCGGGCGGTGACCAGCAGCTTGTTGTCCACCTCCTGGATCAGTTGCCCAAGGTCGGCATCGGGGCGGGCGAACAGCTCGGCGTACTCGCCAGCGAGCCGGCTTTCGTCACTCATCAGCCAGTAGATACGGCGCAGCAGGCCCTTGGCCGAGGCGGCGTACTGGCCCTGCGGATACTGCTTGAGGTAATCGCCCAGGCTGGCCTCGGCATTCTTCAGCACGTTCTTGTCGACCTTGCGCAGGTCGGGGTAGCCCATCTCGTCGAAGGCATTCTGCTGGGCTTCGTTGAGCAGGCTGCGGGCAATCATGTAGCGGGCTGTTTCCCGCACCCAGGGCAGGTCGCTGGACTGCAGCGCGCGGAACGCCTTGAGCGCCTCGCCGAAGCGGCCGCTATAGAACTCCGCGGCCCCCTTGAGATAAGTGGCAAAGGCCTTGCCCGGCGCGGATTGCAGGTCGGAGGGCAGGATGACGGTGAGCTGCGTGTCGTCCCACTGGCAGGCGCCCAGCAGCGTCAGGCGGCTGCGCGCCAGGCTCTGGCGCTCCTCGGCACTCAGTGCGTCGGCGAGCAACAACTGGCTGAGGAAGTCCTGTGCGGTGCCCGCGTTGTTGCTGCGGCAGCGGCTGCCTTCGCCGCTGGCGAAGCTGTCGGAGGGTTGCGGCAGGCTGTCCGCCTGCAGGCCGATGCGCGCGACCAGATCGGCCAGCGGCGCTGAGGCCGAGGTGGCGGCGGTCGGGCTGCCGGCATCGGAAGACAGCCCATCGTCGAGCAGGCGCGCAAGAGGGAACGGCACCTTGCCATAGCCCAGTTGCTGTTCGTCGTCGGAGAGCGGGCGATCCGGAATGGTCGTCTGTCCGGCATCGGCCAGCAGCAGTTGCAGATTGACCCGGCTGTCGTTGCCCGGGCTCAGGAACGGCAAGCTGTTGCACACATCCAGCGTGTCGCGCTTGAGGTTCCAGCTCGGGTAGCACGAGTCGTCGCTGCTCGCGCGCGCTTCCTGCACGCCGAGGCTGCCGATCATCAGGGCCAGTAGGGTTAATCCGTGCAGACGCATGGAGGGTCCTTGTCCGTTGGGGCCCGCACGCTGGGCACGGGGCGTTGACTCATCGAGGAAGAATCTTACCTCGCTCCACCGCCGCTTGCCGCATCCGCGTGGGCGAACCGCCGCCACGACGCGCCGGGCGGTAGGACCCGCTGCCCAGTGGTTACGTGCCTTGGCACCAGGGAAGGCCCTGTACGCACCGAGCCCCGCCGTCGACGGCGGTTCGTGCCTTGCGAAGAGGCATCGACGCACGATCTATCACTTCCCGCCGCCCCCTGCTCGCCGGAGCCACAGCGCTCGGTATTACCGGCGCGCTGCCCGGTAGCGGCCGAAGCTGGCGCGCAGAGCGAGGGCACGGCGCGCGTCCCGCAGAGCATCCTGAAGGGCAGCAAGACGTCGGCTTGGCTGCCGGTGCCGCCGAACGCGATGAGCGAGGAAGGGGCGAAGACGCTCGCGCGGATCGCCTCCCTCAGGTGGCCTGCGTGGCGCGCCCGCTCAACGGCCCGCCCGCAGGCGGGTGGCGAACGCCTCGGCCGCCAGCGGCGGGCTGATCAGGAAGCCCTGGATCTCGTCGCACAGGTGTTCGCGCAGGAATTGCAGTTGCTCGGGCTGCTCCACACCTTCGGCGACCACCTTCAACTCCATGCTATGGGCCATCGCGATGATGGCCCGGGTGATCGCGGCATCCTCGCCCTGGGCAGACAGGTCGCGGATGAACGTCTGGTCGATCTTCACGTAGTCCACCGGGAAGCGCTTGAGATAACTGAGCGATGAGTAGCCGGTACCGAAATCGTCGATCGCCAGCTTCACGCCCATTTCACGCAACTGGCGGAAGGTCGCGGTGACGCTCTCGACGTTGTCCAGCAACTGGCTCTCGGTGAGTTCCAGCTCCAGCAGATTCGGCGGCAGGCCGGTTTCGTCGAGCACGGTACGCACCAGGCTGACGAGATTGCCTGTGCGCAACTGATGAACCGACAGGTTCACCGATACCCGCAGCTCACCCAGCCCGTCGCGCTGCCAGCCACGCGCCTGGCGGCAGGCGCGGCGCAGGACGAATTCGCCGATGGCGCCGATCAGTCCGGTTTCCTCGGCCAGCCCGATGAAGTCTCCCGGCGGCACCATGCCCAGTTCCGGATGATGCCAGCGCACCAGCGCCTCGGCGCTGTCCAGGCAGCCACTCTGCAGGTTCAGCTTGGGCTGGTAGTAGACATCCAGTTGGCCCTCATCGATAGCCTTGCGCAGCCGGGTTTCCAGTTGCAGGCGCTCCAGGGTGCAGGCCTGCAGGTTGTCGGTGAAGAACTGGAAGGTGTTGCCGCCCAAGTGCTTGGCATGCTGCATGGCCATGTTCGCCTGGCTCATCAGCGCAGAGATTTCCCGCGCGTTCTCCGGCAGCAGGGCGATACCCAGCGAGGCACTGAGCACCAGTTCGTGGCCACCCACGGTCATCGGCGTGCGCAGCTTGGCCAGAAGACGGCTGGACAGCCGCGCCAGCGCCGCGAGGCTGGCATAGGAATCGATCAGAATGGCGAACTCATCGCCGGACAGCCGCGCGATGGTGTCGGCCTCAGGGACGGTCTGGGTCATGCGCCGCGCCATCTGCCGCAGTAGCTGGTCGGCGACTTCATGGCCGAGGCTGTCGTTGAGCAGCTTGAAGCGATCGAGGTCAATCAGCAGCAGCGCCAGCCCGCGGCCCTCCTGGCGGGCACGCTGGCCGGCCTCGTGCAGGCGCTCCTTGAACAGGCTGCGGTTGGCCAGCCCGGTGAGCTCGTCGTAATGCGACAGGTAGCGCAGGCGCTCTTCGGCATCGCGGCGGGCAGTGAGGTCGGCGAAGAAGCCGACGACCTGGGCGACCTGCCCACGGCTGTCGCGCACAACGTTGAGCTGCAGCCACTGGGGATAGAGTTCGCCGTTCTTGCGCGTCTCGATCAGCTCGCCCTGCCAGGTACCCTGGCGCTCCAGCTCGGCGCGGATCGACTGGTAGCGTCGCAGGGTTTCCGGCGAGCCCATCAGCAGGCTGACGTTGCGCCCCAGTACATCTTCGCGACGGTAGCCGGTGAGGCGGGTGAAGGCTTCGTTGATGGCGATCAGGCGGTAATCCGGGTCGAGAATGATGATGCCTTCGCTGGCTGCCTCGAACACCGTGGCGGCCAGGCGCTGCTCCTCTTCACGCAGCTTGCGGGTGGAGATGTCGCAGCGGGTGCCGACCATCCGCGTGACCTTGCCCAGCCTGTCGCGCGCCATCACCCGGCCGCGGTCCTCGACCCAGACCCAGTGCCCATCGGCATGGCGCACGCGGTATTCGATGCGGTAGCCATCGGTGCGGCCCTTGAGGTGCTCCACCAGCGCGCGGCGCAGCAGCGGCAGGTCGTCCGGGTGCAGGCGCGGGCGCAGGTCGTTGCGCACGCTCTTCACCGAAGCCTGGGTGATCCCGAAGATCTCCTCCAGGTGCGAGTGGTGGACTTCATCCGTGACCAGGTCCCAATCCCACAACCCCAGTTCGCTGGCCTCCAGCGCCAGCGCCAGGCGCGCCTCGGTGTGGCTGAGCTGCGCGCTGCCCGCCTCCACCCGCGCCTGCAGGGCATCGCGGGCGTGGCGCAGCTCGCGCTCGGCACGGCGACGCTGCTCCACTTCACGCTCCAGGTCCTGGTTCAGCGCTTCGGTCTGGCTATTGGCGTGCTCCAGGTGCGCCACCAGTGCCTGGGCCTGGAAACGCCGCAACAGGCCGGAGTGGACCACCCGGTGGATTTGCCAGGCCACCACCAGCAGCGCCGCCAGAAGGATTACTCCCAGCAGGCCCCAGCCCTGTTGCAGCGGATTGTCACTGAGCAGCAGGTAGGCGATGGAAGGGAACAGACAGGGCAAGGCAAAAGTGAGGAATGCCGGCAGGCTGACCGCGTAGGCGACGCTGGCCGAGAGAATGGCGGCGGCGATCAGCCCGAACACCAGCGATTGCTGGAGGAAGGCATCGGCCGGCACCAGCGCAATGGCGGCGAACGCCAGGGTCAGGCCGGACGCGCCGGCGCCGAACAGGAAGGTCCGCTGCCAGTGCGGGCTGGCCTGGCGCTCGGGGGATGCGGCATGGAACGCAGAAACCTGGATAAGCCGCAACACAGCCAGCAGGACCAGCCAGATCAGCCAGCCGGCCAGTACCCCGCTATCCTGTCCCCCCCACAGCAGGGCGGCGCAGGCCAGACCGTTGAGCAGCATCAGCAGGGTAGGAATCCGGGACCCCTGATACAGCAGGCGCGTGCGTTCGACGGCGATTTCATGAGCATACTGCTGGCGGATGTCGGCATGACTGACCGGCACCGCCGAAGGCTCTACATAAGCGGTCATAGGCGTTTTTCTTGTAGGTTCTGGGCCTAAGCGTCGGCGGAGCATAACCGAGGACAAACCTTTGCTAACAGCATCACAGATGGCAAATAGCCGGCTGCCCGCCCAACTTTCGTCGGGAATCCGTCGAATGGTCATGCGCCACGCCCAGGCGCAGAACCTCTGCCCAGCCGTTACGGATCAACCGACGGCACGTCGGAACCAGCGGCTATTGGCCTGCCGTTGATGCGCACGTCACCACTGGCCCGCACTCCGTCCTCGCCAATAGGCAATCGTGCGGTTCAGATGGGCGTCGGCGCTCTCGATGCCGCCCGGCCAGAGCTGCGACTCCAGGCAGAAACGGCCCGCGGCCCGAATTCCAAACCAGAAGATCTCGCCGGCACTCGAACAGAGTCGCAGCAGCCAGACAGCGGAC
The Pseudomonas triclosanedens DNA segment above includes these coding regions:
- a CDS encoding putative bifunctional diguanylate cyclase/phosphodiesterase yields the protein MTAYVEPSAVPVSHADIRQQYAHEIAVERTRLLYQGSRIPTLLMLLNGLACAALLWGGQDSGVLAGWLIWLVLLAVLRLIQVSAFHAASPERQASPHWQRTFLFGAGASGLTLAFAAIALVPADAFLQQSLVFGLIAAAILSASVAYAVSLPAFLTFALPCLFPSIAYLLLSDNPLQQGWGLLGVILLAALLVVAWQIHRVVHSGLLRRFQAQALVAHLEHANSQTEALNQDLEREVEQRRRAERELRHARDALQARVEAGSAQLSHTEARLALALEASELGLWDWDLVTDEVHHSHLEEIFGITQASVKSVRNDLRPRLHPDDLPLLRRALVEHLKGRTDGYRIEYRVRHADGHWVWVEDRGRVMARDRLGKVTRMVGTRCDISTRKLREEEQRLAATVFEAASEGIIILDPDYRLIAINEAFTRLTGYRREDVLGRNVSLLMGSPETLRRYQSIRAELERQGTWQGELIETRKNGELYPQWLQLNVVRDSRGQVAQVVGFFADLTARRDAEERLRYLSHYDELTGLANRSLFKERLHEAGQRARQEGRGLALLLIDLDRFKLLNDSLGHEVADQLLRQMARRMTQTVPEADTIARLSGDEFAILIDSYASLAALARLSSRLLAKLRTPMTVGGHELVLSASLGIALLPENAREISALMSQANMAMQHAKHLGGNTFQFFTDNLQACTLERLQLETRLRKAIDEGQLDVYYQPKLNLQSGCLDSAEALVRWHHPELGMVPPGDFIGLAEETGLIGAIGEFVLRRACRQARGWQRDGLGELRVSVNLSVHQLRTGNLVSLVRTVLDETGLPPNLLELELTESQLLDNVESVTATFRQLREMGVKLAIDDFGTGYSSLSYLKRFPVDYVKIDQTFIRDLSAQGEDAAITRAIIAMAHSMELKVVAEGVEQPEQLQFLREHLCDEIQGFLISPPLAAEAFATRLRAGR